A single window of Candoia aspera isolate rCanAsp1 chromosome 3, rCanAsp1.hap2, whole genome shotgun sequence DNA harbors:
- the LOC134493210 gene encoding uncharacterized protein LOC134493210 isoform X1: MDRGFFPCRRSFRRGRGGHWFHQNNIPNENFWMDDICNMPQNQFVGRPPPQWNQYHPEQERPYDIRFDNCFRGSYQRRPYRGPPYTRSKKTFSKGRGSFQKPSSSSCLISVMSKKKSEKEEKQPEDSKEIKQDKGNTATSGKEGVPSKVKPKDSQPAEESPSQTASVASPGAAAQVELPSRIAEVLSDTKNGNTVLDKLKDCEATEDLLSQAVPILSPGVSTEDETSSCGVEVLHSTEKEDSVLLQASQSAQHSSHVCSPTSVEIPFLSENASDDQSERKEEIELTETSTKQNDTDHCKASVAPALDSSSLPSTLSDIRYVPVLVREKDTGLPYSWEDVPFHAENQRGWAPEDYQEPPWSLNQADQCPKASECYRGSESSVSSSISPNGKLNVGRLVECKSSSPKNHHSSNSKHSSTNQTSSPSSLGRQGYSSRSSHKQERSTERQERSSELSYRREHSSRSSRRQENSPQREKLKSKSSCRQEESSQKQECSSRTSPVQEHSVRSTHKRKHSSRSPKRKQSSRSQKLDRWKENKLGRGGCCHCHCCCQQSCSPSREGSWQGRSPPPYLTCKIKCLHVSKEISKVYSIPYHHSSERSIGNEKKIRENKPLVAPQVSEKKKKSNIREWKKGFEVTNQKEESKLSLPS, translated from the exons ATGGACAGGGGCTTTTTCCCATGTAGGCGGAGTTTCCGCAGAGGAAGAGGTGGTCATTGGTTTCACCAGAAT AATATACCAAATGAGAACttttggatggatgatatttgcAACATGCCACAGAATCAGTTTGTAGGCAGACCCCCTCCACAGTGGAACCAAtaccatccagaacaagagag GCCCTACGACATCCGTTTTGATAATTGCTTTCGAGGTTCCTACCAGAGGCGCCCTTACCGTGGTCCTCCTTATACAAGATCTAAAAAGACCTTCTCAAAAG GAAGAGGTAGTTTTCAAAAGCCATCAAGTTCTTCCTGCTTAATCAGTGTGAtg TCAAAGAAAAAGTCTGAGAAGGAGGAAAAACAGCCAGAAGACtccaaggaaattaaacaagacaAGGGGAATACTGCAACTTCAGGGAAGGAAGGTGTTCCATCCAAG GTCAAACCAAAAGATAGTCAGCCTGCTGAAGAGTCACCCAGCCAGACTGCCTCTGTTGCATCTCCTGGAGCTGCTGCACAAGTAGAATTGCCATCTAGAATTGCAGAAGTCCTTTCTGACACCAAAAATGGAAATACTGTACTG gatAAGCTGAAAGATTGTGAGGCCACTGAAGATCTTCTCAGTCAAGCTGTCCCTATTTTGTCTCCTGGAGTATCTACAGAGGATGAAACATCATCTTGTGGTGTAGAAGTCCTTCACAGCACTGAAAAGGAAGATTCCGTATTG cTGCAAGCCAGCCAGTCTGCACAACATTCCAGCCATGTTTGTTCACCCACATCGGTAGAAATACCATTCCTCTCGGAGAATGCCAGTGATGACCAGtctgagagaaaagaagaaattgaGCTG ACTGAAACTTCAACCAAGCAGAATGATACAGACCATTGTAAAGCTTCTGTTGCTCCAGCTCTTGATTCTTCCAGCCTTCCAAGTACCCTCAGTGATATTCGCTATGTGCCTGTGCTAGTAAGAGAAAAAGATACTGGATTG CCATACTCTTGGGAAGATGTTCCTTTTCATGCTGAAAACCAGAGAGGATGGGCACCTGAAGATTATCAGGAGCCACCCTGGAGCCTGAACCAAGCTGACCAGTGTCCCAAAGCCTCTGAATGTTACAGAGGTTCAGAAAGTTCA GTATCATCTTCCATTTCTCCTAATGGAAAACTTAATGTTGGAAGACTGGTAGAATGCAAGTCTAGTTCTCCAAAGAATCATCACAGCAGCAATTCCAAGCATTCTAGCACAAATCAGACCTCAAGTCCAAGTTCCCTTGGCAGGCAAGGGTATAGCTCAAGATCCTCTCACAAGCAAGAGCGATCCACCGAAAGACAAGAAAGAAGTTCAGAATTGTCCTATAGGCGAGAACATAGTTCAAGATCTTCTCGCAGACAAGAGAATTCCCCTCAGAGAGAGAAGCTTAAATCAAAATCTTCTTGCAGGCAAGAAGAGTCTTCTCAGAAACAGGAATGCAGTTCAAGGACCTCTCCCGTGCAAGAACATAGTGTGAGGTCCACGCACAAGCGAAAGCACAGTTCAAGGTCTCCGAAAAGGAAGCAAAGTTCACGATCTCAGAAGTTGGATAG gTGGAAAGAGAACAAGTTGGGAAGAGGTGGTTGCTGCCATTGCCATTGCTGTTGTCAACAGAGCTGCAGTCCATCCCGTGAGGGTTCCTGGCAGGGGCGTTCCCCTCCTCCTTACTTAACTTGTAAAATAaaatgcctccatgtttccaaag AAATAAGTAAAGTCTATAGCATACCATACCACCATTCTTCAGAGAGGTCTATTGGG aatgaaaagaaaataagagaaaacaaaCCATTGGTGGCACCTCAggtaagtgaaaagaaaaaaaagagcaacaTCAGAGAATGGAAAAAAGGCTTTGAAG
- the LOC134493210 gene encoding uncharacterized protein LOC134493210 isoform X2 gives MEFSGNFLISFNSVSLSAGRGSFQKPSSSSCLISVMSKKKSEKEEKQPEDSKEIKQDKGNTATSGKEGVPSKVKPKDSQPAEESPSQTASVASPGAAAQVELPSRIAEVLSDTKNGNTVLDKLKDCEATEDLLSQAVPILSPGVSTEDETSSCGVEVLHSTEKEDSVLLQASQSAQHSSHVCSPTSVEIPFLSENASDDQSERKEEIELTETSTKQNDTDHCKASVAPALDSSSLPSTLSDIRYVPVLVREKDTGLPYSWEDVPFHAENQRGWAPEDYQEPPWSLNQADQCPKASECYRGSESSVSSSISPNGKLNVGRLVECKSSSPKNHHSSNSKHSSTNQTSSPSSLGRQGYSSRSSHKQERSTERQERSSELSYRREHSSRSSRRQENSPQREKLKSKSSCRQEESSQKQECSSRTSPVQEHSVRSTHKRKHSSRSPKRKQSSRSQKLDRWKENKLGRGGCCHCHCCCQQSCSPSREGSWQGRSPPPYLTCKIKCLHVSKEISKVYSIPYHHSSERSIGNEKKIRENKPLVAPQVSEKKKKSNIREWKKGFEVTNQKEESKLSLPS, from the exons ATGGAATTCAGTGGAAacttcttaatttcatttaacTCTGTTTCTCTATCTGCAGGAAGAGGTAGTTTTCAAAAGCCATCAAGTTCTTCCTGCTTAATCAGTGTGAtg TCAAAGAAAAAGTCTGAGAAGGAGGAAAAACAGCCAGAAGACtccaaggaaattaaacaagacaAGGGGAATACTGCAACTTCAGGGAAGGAAGGTGTTCCATCCAAG GTCAAACCAAAAGATAGTCAGCCTGCTGAAGAGTCACCCAGCCAGACTGCCTCTGTTGCATCTCCTGGAGCTGCTGCACAAGTAGAATTGCCATCTAGAATTGCAGAAGTCCTTTCTGACACCAAAAATGGAAATACTGTACTG gatAAGCTGAAAGATTGTGAGGCCACTGAAGATCTTCTCAGTCAAGCTGTCCCTATTTTGTCTCCTGGAGTATCTACAGAGGATGAAACATCATCTTGTGGTGTAGAAGTCCTTCACAGCACTGAAAAGGAAGATTCCGTATTG cTGCAAGCCAGCCAGTCTGCACAACATTCCAGCCATGTTTGTTCACCCACATCGGTAGAAATACCATTCCTCTCGGAGAATGCCAGTGATGACCAGtctgagagaaaagaagaaattgaGCTG ACTGAAACTTCAACCAAGCAGAATGATACAGACCATTGTAAAGCTTCTGTTGCTCCAGCTCTTGATTCTTCCAGCCTTCCAAGTACCCTCAGTGATATTCGCTATGTGCCTGTGCTAGTAAGAGAAAAAGATACTGGATTG CCATACTCTTGGGAAGATGTTCCTTTTCATGCTGAAAACCAGAGAGGATGGGCACCTGAAGATTATCAGGAGCCACCCTGGAGCCTGAACCAAGCTGACCAGTGTCCCAAAGCCTCTGAATGTTACAGAGGTTCAGAAAGTTCA GTATCATCTTCCATTTCTCCTAATGGAAAACTTAATGTTGGAAGACTGGTAGAATGCAAGTCTAGTTCTCCAAAGAATCATCACAGCAGCAATTCCAAGCATTCTAGCACAAATCAGACCTCAAGTCCAAGTTCCCTTGGCAGGCAAGGGTATAGCTCAAGATCCTCTCACAAGCAAGAGCGATCCACCGAAAGACAAGAAAGAAGTTCAGAATTGTCCTATAGGCGAGAACATAGTTCAAGATCTTCTCGCAGACAAGAGAATTCCCCTCAGAGAGAGAAGCTTAAATCAAAATCTTCTTGCAGGCAAGAAGAGTCTTCTCAGAAACAGGAATGCAGTTCAAGGACCTCTCCCGTGCAAGAACATAGTGTGAGGTCCACGCACAAGCGAAAGCACAGTTCAAGGTCTCCGAAAAGGAAGCAAAGTTCACGATCTCAGAAGTTGGATAG gTGGAAAGAGAACAAGTTGGGAAGAGGTGGTTGCTGCCATTGCCATTGCTGTTGTCAACAGAGCTGCAGTCCATCCCGTGAGGGTTCCTGGCAGGGGCGTTCCCCTCCTCCTTACTTAACTTGTAAAATAaaatgcctccatgtttccaaag AAATAAGTAAAGTCTATAGCATACCATACCACCATTCTTCAGAGAGGTCTATTGGG aatgaaaagaaaataagagaaaacaaaCCATTGGTGGCACCTCAggtaagtgaaaagaaaaaaaagagcaacaTCAGAGAATGGAAAAAAGGCTTTGAAG